In Deinococcus irradiatisoli, the genomic stretch GGGTGGCGGCCTACAGCGCCAACCTGCTGGGCCAGCTCCTGCGACCGGGACAGACGGTGGGCCTGGCCTGGGGCACCACCCTCGACGCGGTGAGCCGGGCGCTGAAACCGCGCGCCGTTCCGGACCTGACCTTCGTGCAGCTCAACGGCTCGGCCAATGCCCAGGACTTCATGAGCGGCTTCGTGACCGATACCCTTCAGCGCTTCGCCCGTACCTACGGCGCCCGGGCGCACCTCTTTCCGGTGCCGACGTTTTTCGACAACCCCCAGACCAAGACCATGATGTGGCAGGAGCGCAGCGTGCGGCATGTGCTGGAGCTGCAACGCCGGGCCGATCTGCTGCTCTACTCGCTGGGCAGCCTGCAGGCCGACACGCCCAGCCACGTCTACGCGGGCGGGTATCTCGGCGCGGCCGAGCAGGCCGAACTCGCGGCCCAGGGGGTGGTGGGCGACCTCGCCACGGTGTTTTACCGCGCCGACGGCAGCTTCGGCGGCATTCCCCTCAACGAGCGCGCCAGCGGCCCGGACCTGGCGCAGATCCGCTCGGCGCCGCAGTCGCTGTGCGTGGTTTCGGGACTGGGCAAGGCCCGCGCCCTGCACGCCGCTCTGCTGGGCGGCCTGGCCCGGACGCTGGTGGTCGACGAGCCCACCGCGCGGGCGGTGCTGGACCTCGGCTGAGGTCTTCTCAAAGCGTGAAAAGCGCTGACTCTTCTGCACGCCCGGTCCGTCTGGGTATCCTGAGGGCATGACCGCGCCCCTGCCCGAACCGGCGCCGCAGCATGTTCAGGCCAGACCGCTGACCGAAGACGTGCACGCGCCGCCCGTCAATCCGCTGGTGTATCAACTGGTCGTCGTCGCCATGAACCTGCCGCTGCTGCTGCGCGGCGAGTACATCCACACCCTGGGCCGCGAGCACATTCCGCCGCCCGGCAGCAAGCTGGTGGTCGCCGGGGCGCATGTCTCGGCGCTCGATCCCTTCATCATCGCCAAGGCGATGCCGGGGCACCACGTGCAGTTCATGTCGAAAAAAGAGCTGTTCAAGCCGGTGATCGGCAGCATCATCAAGGCCGGCGGCAGCTTTCCGGTGGACCGCTCCAGCAACGACGTGGTGGCGATCCGCACCGCCCTGAGAATCCTCAAGGAAGACGGCACGCTGGGCCTGTTTCCCGAAGGCACCCGCGGCGGCGGCCAGATGCAGGGCGGGGTGGCCCTGCTGGCCCTGCGCGGCCGCGCCCCGGTGCTGCCGGTGGGCCTCAGGCGCGACGGCAAGCGCTGGCTGGTGCGCTTCGGCCCCCTGATCGACCCCAAAGGCGGCATCAAGGACCTGACCGCCCAGATCGGGGAAGAAATCACCCGGCTCAGCGCGCCGCTGGGACCGTGACGCCCGCTTCGCAGGCCGCCCTCAGGGAAGCGCTGGTCGCGGCGGGCCGCAGCCTGTTCGAGCGCGGCCTCAGCCCCGGCAGCAGCGGCAACCTCAGCGTCCGACTCCCCGGCGGCCAGGGTTTTTTGCTGACGCCCACCAACGTCAGCCTGGGTCAGCTCCAACCGCAGCGCCTCAGCTGGCTGAGCGCCGAGGGTGAGCCCCTGGACGGCGACGCGCCCACCAAGGAAGCGTTCCTGCACCTGGCGTTGTACCGCGCCCGGCCCCAGGCCAGCGCCGCGGTTCACCTGCACTCGACGGCCTCGGCAGCCGTGTCGTGCCTGGACGGGCTCGACGCCGACGCCTGCCTGCCGCCGCTGACGCCCTACTTCGTGATGAAGATCGGCGCGCTGCCGCTGATCGCCTACCACCGCCCCGGCGACCCGGCGCTGGCCGCCGAGATCGCCCGGCTGGCACCCGGCCACCCGGCGGTGCTGCTCGCCAACCACGGGCCGGTGGTCAGCGGCAAGGACCTCGGCGCGGCGCTCTCGGCCGCCGAGGAACTCGAAGAAACCGCCAAACTGTTCCTGCTGCTGCGGGGGCAAAACGTCCGCATGCTGACGCCGGCGCAGATTCAGGATCTGGAGGACGTGTTCGGGCGGCCGTGAAACGGTTTAACCCTTGACGACGCCCAGGTTCGCCTTCTCCCACTCGTAGAATTCCGGCTTGTAGAACTCCAGACGCACCTTCTTGTATTCCTGTCCTTAGACACCGGAAGAGGCTGGAAACTCCCGCTGAGACGGTAAAACTCTGACCCCGTACTCCACAGAAAGTATATCAGAGAGTACAAGTCACGGGAAAATAATGCCAAATGAGGCCTCCGGAATCCGATAAAAGTGGGCAGAGGCGAGAGTTTCTGCTCAAACTTTCTCCCAGACGAGCTTCAACGGCATCTTGTGTCTTAATGCCTCAGTAGAGACAGCCTAAGTGATTTTTCCTTGCCATCCCTCTGCTCGCTTTTCGTCGCGGAATTTCACATAAATACCATCGTGAAGCCAGAGTGGAATCCACGCTTGACCGCTTGACCCGTGGATGACCTCTGCGGCAGCGGCCATAACCCTGAACTCGTAACTGCCAACCTCACGAGAGAGAATAGTTCTCAGGGCTGCGTCTTCATCGTCTTTACCCGTATCCGCTAGGGAACAAAAATTACCGTATGCATCCGTGATACCTCCACAGGTACGGATGCCCGCCATATGACGTTCTCTCCCTTCGAGGAGCGTGGCTGTCATCGGCAGAGCCATATAGCGGTCTGTGACCTCTTTCCCCAGTTCGCGGGTAATTTGCCCCTTCAGTTGGGCCTCTGGTTTCCCGTAGACAGTTGCGTAGATAGCGGTTTTTACCTCGTCTTTTTTCTCTTCTGGCAGCTGGAGCTTTTGCAAGAGATAGGGCCAAATACTTCCCGTCTCTTCAATGACCCCTAAGAGGTTATCTAGCCCCCACAGCCGCGCCGCAATAACCAAGTGTGCGTTACTCAAATCCGCTGACCAAGTACCTGAGAAAAGGATTTTGCGGACATCCGAGGAGAGATAGGCCACAGAATCACCCACCGGAAAGAGGCGTTCTGAGTTCCGTACCTGCTTGTACGTGGGCGGAAAAAACGTGGAAACCGAGGAGAGAATTCGGAGTTGCCCAATCCGTTTATCGCCGCTCATCTCAGCTTGAACATGAGCCTGAGCTTCCGGAAGACGTTTTGCGAAGGGCGCGAAACTCTTCGCTGGTATCTGGTTCAGCGCCGCTCCCACCTTGGCATTTGGACGAGGAGCAAAGGGCAACTAAGCACGAGAAGCCACACGGAGTTTGCGACGGCGTTGCTCCTCACGCTCGGAGTACGGTTTTCCGGAGATGAAGTAGACCTTCTCACCCTGCTGGTTTTGGCACTGCTCAAAAAGACCCTGTAATTGTTTGTTGAATACAATTCTTCCTGTTCGCGCTATCCCCTTGGAGTGAAATCCAGTGAGGTAAAGCTGCAACCCAGTTCGGGCCGCGAAATCATCAAGGGATTCTTTAGCTACAAAACGGCCTTGATAAATCAAGTTTCGGTCAACTCCGAAGAGGTCAGCTACAGAGGTTCTATCCACAACTGCCGCCCCGTTATCTTCATCTCGGAAACTACCGAACAAGAGGTAAGCGAGGAAGAACCAATCCTCAGGGGTACGGAGATTAAAATTTGACAAGAGGGCTTCTCGGAAGGACTTAGAAACAAGGACATCCAGACCCTCTGAGGTAAGGGGTAGGTAATTTAAAATGGGGCCACCTCCTCAGGTGGAATAAAGCTCCAATGAAGGCTTGGGAATACTTAGTTCTATAGACGAGTAGTAGGAAGAGTCAAAAAATGCTATGGTTAAAAACTAGAGCAATAATGTCTGGATGCGGGTGCGTCCAAGTCTCACAGCCGAGTTAACGGAGGAACACTAGAAGACCACACTCTCCGAACGAATGGCTGAGTGTAGTCTTTATGAGTTCTTCAAGAGAAGATAATTAAATTTAATTCTGAGATTCTCCGAGCAAGATTCTCTGGAGAATTTTTCTTGCGGAAAGCGTAAGCATATTCTGATGTATTTGTGGATATTTTGGGTGAATATTCAGTGGTAGTGAGCCCCTAAACTGACCAAAGAAAGAGGGGCATCTCAGATTTTTTAGGCGCTGTCAAGCTTCCTGACAGGATGTCACAACTGCGGCAGCTTCAGTTGGAGAAATGAATAGTCTTCAGTCTTCAGACAGGTGGGGTGAATCGCCTACCGCAATGTTTTTGGAGAACATCATGCCAGCCTCCCTAGCGCAGACGCGCTGGGTAAACGCCTATCAAGAACGACGGATAAGGAATCGGCAAGCAAATCACGACCTGTAAAGGCTTAATGAACTAGGATTCCGAAACCCATTTGCGAACTTTTTTACAAACGTGGTACTTTGGCGTGTTCCTCACCAAGAGCTCATTGGCAATCCCTTCTCTGATTTAGGAGTTACCAAATGAAAAACGCCATTTATACGCTTTCGCTTGGCCTTTTGCTGGTGGGGTGTGGGCTACAGAGTACTCCCGTAGGAAATAGCAAACCCCTGCCCAGTACGGGTAAGCCCGCCTTCACTGGCCTTGAAGTTTCAGGACAGCCGAACATTCTGAAGCGGCACATCACTCTCTCTAAGCCACAACTGTTGGGTACGAAGGCAGGTAGCAGCCTCAAACCTCAAGCCATGCTTCCCGCATGGACTGGCCCAAGGGATTTCGATTCCTCTTACTCGCCTGCTGGAAACCCAAGTTTTGATGCTAGTACTGCGGGTGAACTATTTACGCAGAAGTTTGGCGAAGAGTTAGAAATGTTTAAGTACAGTGCAACTGGACAGCTATTACATTCTAAAAAGTCTGACAAAAAAATGATGTTTATCGAGAATCAGAATTATGACGGCGTTTTCTATACCTCGCCTTCTAGCAATTGGTGGCTTATTGTTACAGAAGATAGTCCAGAGAAAGAAGTCTATCAGATTTCGGACACTAGCGGGAGCCATTATTATGGGGATATTGCGAAAGGCGGTTCGCAATTGTTGGGAGAGGTCTATGGCAGTTCGCTGATTCCGCTGCGAGCCGCAACTGACCCAGTTTACCCGATTTTCTTATTTGACCCATTTCCAGTCATAAATGTAGGTATGTCAATCAAAGCTGGTAAAGAAGGCGTAGTGATGCTAGCCACCTCTCTAGGGGTCAAAAGTCGCGAGTAGCTGGATGAATGTCGGCCTGGACGAATATTTGTGTCGAGGCCGCCTCGAAAGAACGACTCCAAGGGCATCGAGGCCCAGCCTAAACACGCTTTTGGCGCTGTAGCCGTGTTTCAAGGTCTTTGGTGGGGAGTTCGTGGCCACGAACTCCCCACTGACGCAGCACCAGATGAAGGCGAGGGTCACCACGCCGAACAGCAGGCTGAGTCGGCCACCATCGGTGAGTCGGGTCGCCTCCAGATCGAAGCCGCGTCGCTTGAGCGCCTGGTGCATGTGTTCTGCGTTCCAGCGCCAGGCATATCGGTCAATGGCCTGTGTACTCCAACCGTGGTACGCCAGATACAGGCTCTCCCCGTGGAGGTTCTTGCACGCAAGAACCCGCATCTGTACACCATAGACCGTCATCGCACAGTGCCATCGGCGCAGCTCACCCGCCTGGAGCTTCTTGAAACAGGCCCAGACTGGGATCCCGTTCACGCGTGTAGTGGCGTGCAGCCGGATTGTCGGTTTGATCCCCAGGCGTTGAAGCGCGAGAAACCACTCCTGGCCGATGAACTCCCGATCTGCCAGCAGGGCAAGACGTTTGCCGTGCAGCGTCGCAGCGACCGATTCCAACAGGGCGATACGAGCAGCCGATGAACTGCTGCCCCCATGGGGCAGCACCGTCCAAGCCAGCGGAAAACTGAACGACTTCCACATCACGCTGAGGATCAGGAGGTTGAGATCGCGCTGACCCCACTTCCAATTCGTGCGGTCGAGGATGAGCACCAGATCGTCCTGATCACGGAAAAACCCCAGCACGAAGCGGGTCATCATCGGCTGTTGGTCCGCCCAGTCAAACTGGACAAAGCGTTTCAGGCGCTGGTAGATGGTCTCGTCGGTTCCGACGAGACGGATGCACACCACCAATTGGAACAGACAGACGGTGCGTTTTTCGATGATGGCAAGGATCAATGCCGCCAAAACGGTGAGGCGACGAGGATCAAGCGGAAAATGGGCCGTCAGGAGCGCACAGAGGCTATCCTGAGGCGGTCGGCTCCTGGTGTTCTTCATCGCTGAAAACACCGTACAGGAACCGACTTTTCAGCTCTAGTCCAGACTTTTGACCCCTAGAGAGGCTAGCCACACGATTTGATAACTACAGTGACACCCAGCACATCATCAATCAAGTTGATATATACGAAGCATCACACCGACCATGGGAGGAAATTGGAGTTACCAATAAAACAAGCTTGCTTTCCCCTAAGGAGCTACCTAACTCGGAACCGAGAGCTGCTTTTTCTGTAGCCAGTGATGGCAGCGTCTACGTTGCCGACTTTGTTGCGTATGATTATCATAACTGTTACAATAACTACTGCCCATCATATGCAGTTCTGACAAAATTCGTCAATGGCCAAGTCGCTTGGCAAGATTATTGGGAAACGGCTTTACCAGTACAGTTAAGCGATGTAGCGGCTAACAAAGACGGTGTTTCTGTGTTGGTTAACCAATACGATATGACTAAACCGCTACCGGATGCACTCGTGGCAGAGAATACTATTACAAATTTTTCACCTGACGGTACACTCAAGAATAATTTTCTTATACCCTCGGACAAGGTACCCAGGGACCAATTTAGTGGGCCAGTTTTGACTCACATGGAAACTAACGATGCAGGGAAACTTATCGTTTACAATAACAACGGCATCTTATCTGGGAACCTTGCAAGCGGATTCACTCATTCATTCGTTTATGATACAGATGACACTAAAAATCTACAAAAAGTAATCCTTAAAAACAACTACGTTTATGCTATAGGTCAATATTACAAAGACGACTACAGATATAGCCTTATTCCACTTGATGCCGAACTCAATCTTAGATAGTCAAATAGTTAGAGATTGTATCGGTATCTGAAGTGTATACTTATATACATCTATTTAGGGACGCCATGTTCAAAAGGCGTCCTTCTTTTGGTATTTGACGAGAACTGTTTACTTATAAGATTCAATGCTAAATTTTCAGACTATATTATAACCCAGACGAAACTATCCTGTAGGTTCTCTCCTTAGAGTGCATCGGCATCGCTTACAGCGATATTGGCAATCTGCATTTCTCCATTTGGGGTGAACTGATGGGAAACCGTATAGCTTCTCGTGCGTCCCTGTCCAAGGTCTTCCTTATGAATAGCGGTGTAGTGCGGGATAACGGCGGGAGAAACAGCTTTCTTCGTGTCCGGCTTACGGATGACCAGCTCTCGAAGTTCATCTAACTCCTTTGCGAAAACCAAGAGAGAACTTTGGATGGCCTGAAGCTTTTTGAGTTTGGAATCTTGCATGGATGGAATACCTCTGGATAATTTTTTAATGGTTGAAATATATTTCTAGTCTTCACTGTCGAGTGGGAGAGTGCAAATGCTGTAAAGGGATTAGTCTGGAAGAACTATCCTACTCACCGGAGAAAATTTCTCGTTGACTTCTTGAAGGCTCTCTGGCGTCCAATGAATGTACTTGGCTGTGGTATCGAGCCGCTTGTGACCAAGCTGGCGCATGAGACTAAATACGTCTCCCCCCGCTCGGAGATAGGCACAACTGTAGGAGTGGCGTATCCGATGTGCCCGAACATCCCAACCGATTCCAGAGCGCTGAGAAATCTTGAGGATGAGTTGGCTTATCTGACGAGCGCTCATGGGCCTACGAGAGATGGTCAGGAAGAGGGCGTGGCTGTTCCCCTTACGCTCATGGGTGACGTACCGCTTGAGAACTCGGAGCGTCTTTCGCCCCACTGTGACGAAACGGACACCTACCTTGCCGTCTTCTACCTTCACTACGCCCATTTCCCAGTCCACCGAGGACACCTTGAGAGAGGCAACCTCTCCTGCTCTCAGTCCAGTATCAAATATCAGGACGAGAAGAGCTACGTTCCGAGTTTTGCAACGGGCAGCACGCTGGGAACCTTTAGCCGCCTCAAGCATCCTCGCCATTTCGTCCGGGTTGAGTACCCTCTTAGGTTCACTCCTGACCTTGGGACGTTTCTTGCCTTGGAAAGGGTTCTTCTGAATCTCCCCCACCGCCTCTAACCAGTTGCAGAAGCAACGAAGGGCCGCATGTTGGGAAGCCAGCATAGCGGGCCTTACATCTCGGTCTAATGCCCGGTTGACAGTAAGAGGAGTCAAGCGGGACACATCCTCTTCCAGCCATGGCTTGAGTAACCGCCTCAAGGTGTCAAGGTAGTACGTGATGGTTTTGGGGCGGCTTCCCCGGCTCTTGTGCTCTCGTGCAAACTCCTGTATGGCTTCTGAAATAAGCAGGACCCTAGCAGCTCCTTAAGAAGTACAAGACTAGGGTCAGAGAGTCACCTATATTTTGGAGAGTTTTTACAAGGGTTCTACTTAGGAATTCCCCGTGCTGAACGAGCTTAAGTTCGCCTTCTCCCACTCGTAGAACTCCGGCTTGTAAAACTCCAGACGCACCTTCTTGTATTCCTTGGTGGAGTACAGAATGGCGTGCTCAAACGGCGCGACCTCGTCGTGAATCGCCTGAATCTTGCCGAAGGCTTCTTCCTTGCTGCGGCCGTGCACCATGGTGAAAATCGTGTAGGGCCACTCGGGGTAGGTGGGGCGCAGGTAGCAGTGCGACACCGCCTTGAAGGAGGCCATCTGCTGGCCGACCTCGGCTACCTGCTCCTGCGGCACCGCCCAGACGCCCATGGCGTTGAAGGTAAAGCCCGCCGACTGGTGCTTGAACACCGCGCTGACGCGCCGCAGCGCTCCGGCCGCCTTCATCTTCTCGGCGTGGGCGGCCACCTCGTCGATGCTCATGCCCAGCGCCTCGCAGGCCGCCGCGTAGGGCTCCTCGGTGATCGGCAGGTCTTTCTGGAATTCCACCACGAAGCGCTTGTCGGTGTCGCTCACGGCGTAACCGATGTTGCGCTGGGCGCTGGTGTACTGCGGCTGGCTCTTGGCGTTCCAGGCGTCCTTGCCGGTCATGTCGAACTCCACCCCGATCTTGTAGAGGTGCAGGGTGGGCATCAGGCGGGTCAGTTTGGCGCCCGACAGTTCGTGAAGGCGCTGCACATGCGCTTCGAGGTCGCTTTCCGGCGGCACGGCGATGGTGTACCACAAGTTGAAATCGTGGTTGCGGCGGTAGTTGTGGCTCACGCCAGGGTGCTGACTGACGATTCCGGCACCCTCGTCGAGCTGTTCGGGGTCGTGCACCGCCGCCACCAGACTGGACTGATAGCCCAGGGTGCGGGTGTCGAAAATGGCGCTGACCTGCCGCACAATGCCCTCGGCCTTGACCTCGCGCAGGATGTCCAGCGCCTCAGCCTCGCTCAGGCCCACTTCCTGCGCCAGCACGGCGTAGGGCCGCCGCACGATGAGAATGTCCTTCTGGATGCGGTTGAGCAGCAGGTCGCGCGGCGTGGGCACGCTGACCTCGGGGGCCGGGGAGGAAGTGGTGGCAGTCATGGGTATAGGCTAACACTGCCTGCGGCGGCAAAACGTCCTCGCCGTCGCGGTTGTGGCCTGGGCCTTTTCTTCACCAAGTGGAGGCTTCCAGCTACGAAGCGGGCTGGAGGTCCTGGTCGGCCCGTTTGTGCAGTTCCTCGGCCAGCTCGGCCAGACTGGTGCGCGCCAGCCGCGCTTCCAGGGCCGCCTGGGCCTCGCTGCACACCTCGCCCAGGGTGGCCTGGATGTGCCGCCCCACCGAGCACTCCTGGCTGGGGTGCTCGTGCAGGGCGATCAGGCGCTCCGGCGGCTGCACCGCCCGGTACACGTCGAGCAGGCTCACTTCGCTGGCGGCGCGGGCCAGGCTCAGGCCGGTGACGCCCTGGCGGGACTGCACCAGCCCGGCGCGGCGCAACATGCTGCTGATGCCGCGCACGATCACCGGATTGACGCCCGCGCTGCAGGCCAGCTTCTCGGAACTCAGCGCCTCGCCGGTGTGCACGCTGAGCATCGCCAGCACATGCGACGCCACCGCAAAGCGGCTGGAAACCGTCATGGGCCGCGTCTCAACATGTCAGCATGTTACTTACAAGAAAGTCGGCAAGTCAAGGCGTGGGCTTGCTTTTCGCCTCCGAGTCAGCCGAGCTGCGCCAGCACTTCGATTTCCACCAGCACGTCGCGCGGCAACCTCGCCACCTGCACCGTCGAGCGGGCCGGGTAAGGCGCCTGGAAGTACTCGGCGTACACGGCGTTCATCGCCGCGAAGTTGTTCATGTCGCTGAGAAACACCGTCGTCTTGACCACCTGATCGAAACTGGCCCCGGCTTCGGCCAGCACTTCGCGCAGGTTGTCGAGCACCTGCCGGGTCTGGGGCGTGATGCCGCCCTCGATGAGTTCGCCGGCCGGGTTCAGCGGAATCTGCCCGCTGGTGACCAGCAACGAACCGAAGCGGATGGCCTGGCTGTACGGCCCGATGGCCGCCGGCGCCTGACCGCTGGCGATGACTTCCTTCTGGGAGGGCTGGCGGTCCGGAGCGTCACTCGGCAGGTTGGTCATGGCCTGATTGTAGCGGGCCGGCGCGGCCGGTCCGGCTCAGTTCAGGGTGTGGCGGTCAAGCGGCGCGGCCGGCGCTTTGGTCAGCTTGAGGGCGTCCGGCAAGGCCCGCTGGAGCCGGGCCTGCTTGAGCCGGGCGGTCCAGGTTGCCAGCCCCAGCAGCAGCGTCGCCGCCAGCAGCAGGATCAGCAGACTCTGGCGCTGGAAGAGCAGCGCGCCCATCAGGGCGAAGTACACCAGCCCCAGCGCCAGGTACATCAGCGGGCTGCTGCCGCGCCGGGCGCTGAGCAGCACGTCCACGTACACCGGGCCGTCGGGCTGGCGCAGCGGCAGGCTGTAACTCGGCAGCGGCTGCTGAAACCCGATGTCGATCACCAGCGCCGTTACGTTGTCGGGGCCGCCCAGCGCGTTGGCGGCGTCGACCAGCCGCTGGGCGGTCAGGTCCGGCGGCAGGCCCCAGCCGAGCATGGCGCACAGATCGTGCTCCTCGACCACGCCGCACAGCCCGTCGCTGCACAGCATCAGGCGGTCGCCGCGCCTCAAGGGAAAGCCGTAGAGTTCCAGCCGCACGCGTTCCTCGCCGCCCAGGGCGTTGCTCACCACGCTGCGCCACTGGTGGTCGCGGGCTTCTTCCTCGGTGAGGTGGCCCAGACGCACCTGCTCGGCCACCCAGGAATGGTCCTCGGTGAGGCGGGTGAGTTCGTTGCCGCGCAGCAGATAGGCCCGCGAATCGCCGACGTGGGCCAGCAAGGCCGCGCCCCGGTCGATCGCCAGGGCCACCAGGGTGGTGCCCATGCCGGCGTACTCGCCCACCGCGTGACGCATCACTTCCAGATTGGCGGCCTGCACCGCTTCGGCCAGGCGCTCGGGGGGCCGCTTTCGCCCGTTCAGGAAGGTGCTGCTCAGGGCGTCGAGCGCCAGGTTGGCGGCGAGTTCGCCGGCCGCGTGCCCGCCCATGCCGTCGGCCACCGCGTACAGGCCGCCGCTGGCCGATTCCACCGCCAGCCCGGCGTCCTGGTTCACGCTGCGCTGCCGGCCGGTGTCGCTCAGCAACCCCGACACCAGCGGAGCGGTTACGCCCCGGCGCATGGATTCGGCCTGGATCGGCGGCGGTGTAGCGGCCACGTTTCCCCTCCTTCGGTGTTTGACAAACGCCGCTGCAAAAGGCAGGCGGGCGGCAGGGCAGATGAAGCTGTACAAAACGCGGGGCGGTTCAGACGGCTCCCTACGGTGAAGGCGTCGTGGGCGTGAGGGAAGGCAAAAACTTGCCGGCGGCGTGGGTGAGCAGGAGGTAAGCGGGACATCAAGAACCTTGAGGAAGCAGGAGGAGGCAGCTTGTCGGCGTGCGTGTCAGACTTTTGACAGAGCTGCTGATTATGATAAAGGGTTAAGACTGGCCTGTCTGCCGAATCGCTTACCTTAGGAGCCGGGCGCCTGCTGAGCGCAAGGCCGCCGGTCCATCGGCCCACCGTGCTTGACGGCCGACGCCGTCAGGCAGGCCGCCGGTATACTTGCCGTTATGACTGCGCCGCTGAGTACCGCCCAGATCCGCGAAAAATTTCTGACATTTTTCGAATCCAAACAGCACCTGCGCCTGCCCTCGCACTCGACCGTCGCGCCGGACCCCACCACCCTGTTTACCGTGGCCGGCATGCAGCCGTTCAAGCCGCAGTTCATGGGCGCCCCGGCCCGCTTCGAGCGCGGCGAGAGCAAGCGCGTGACCACCGCCCAGAAGTGCATCCGGGTGGGCGACATCGAGAACGTGGGCCGCACCCGGCGCCACCTGTCGCTCTTCGAGATGATGGGCAACTTCTCGTTCGGCGACTACTTCAAGCGCGAGGCGATTGGGTGGGCCTGGGAGTTCCTGACCGGCAAAAGCTGGATGAACATGGACCCGGCCAAGATGTACGTCACCATCTACGACGACGACGACGAGGCGTTCGGGTACTGGACGCAGGACATCGGCCTGGACCCCAGCCACATCCACCGCTTCGGGGCCGACGAGAACTTCTGGCCCGCCGACGCGCCGCTCAAGGGGCCCAACGGTCCCTGCGGCCCGTGCAGCGAGATCTACTACGACCGGGGACCAGATTACGGCGACGACAGCTGGGCCGATTACTATGAGACCCGCGAGAGCGCCCGCTTCCTGGAAGTCTGGAACCTGGTGTTTCCACAGTACGACCGCCAGGAACCGCAGGCCGACGGCACCCCGACCCTGCTCGACCTGCCGTTCAAGAACATCGACACCGGCATGGGTCTGGAGCGCGTCGCCAGCGTGGTGCAGGATGTGCCGGACTTCTACAGCAACGACATCTTCCTGCCCTTGATCGAGAAGGTGGCCGAACTGTCGGGCAAGCCCTACGAGGGCGAGCAGAGCGTGTCTCACCGGGTCATCGCCGAGCACGTCCGGGCCGTCAGCATGACGGTGGCCGACGGAGTGAGCCTGTCGAACACCGGGCGCGGCTACGTGATCCGCAAGATTCTGCGCCGGGCCTCGCGCCACGCCTACCTGCTGGGCCTGCGCGAGCCGAGCATCTACCAACTGGTGCCGCTGGTGGTGCGCGGGATGGGCGAGGCCTACCCGGAACTCGTCGAGAACCAGAAGAGTGTGGAAGCAGCCATCAAGAGCGAGGAGGAGCGTTTCCTCAAGACGTTGGAAAGCGGCATTCAGCGCCTGGACGCGCTGCTGAGCAAGCAGGAGAAGGGCAGCGTCCTGAGCGGCGAGGATGCCTTCACCCTCTACGGCACCTACGGCTTCCCGGTAGACCTCACCCGCGAGATTGCCGAGGAGTACGGCGTGTCCATCGACGAGGCCGGCTTCGACAAGGCTCTCGAGGCCGACCAGGAACTCGCCCGCGCCGGCAGCAAGTACGGCAAGGCCGAGCTGTTCGGCGGCGCCGACGACCTGCTCTCCGAATTGCCGCCCACCCAGTTCGTCGGGTACGGACAGCTCGAAGCGCCGGGCGTGGTGCAGGCGATTCTCAGCGGCGGCGAGAGCCTGCGCCACCTGCCGGCCGGCAGCGAAGCGCAAATCGCCCTGCATCAGACC encodes the following:
- a CDS encoding PP2C family protein-serine/threonine phosphatase; its protein translation is MRRGVTAPLVSGLLSDTGRQRSVNQDAGLAVESASGGLYAVADGMGGHAAGELAANLALDALSSTFLNGRKRPPERLAEAVQAANLEVMRHAVGEYAGMGTTLVALAIDRGAALLAHVGDSRAYLLRGNELTRLTEDHSWVAEQVRLGHLTEEEARDHQWRSVVSNALGGEERVRLELYGFPLRRGDRLMLCSDGLCGVVEEHDLCAMLGWGLPPDLTAQRLVDAANALGGPDNVTALVIDIGFQQPLPSYSLPLRQPDGPVYVDVLLSARRGSSPLMYLALGLVYFALMGALLFQRQSLLILLLAATLLLGLATWTARLKQARLQRALPDALKLTKAPAAPLDRHTLN
- the alaS gene encoding alanine--tRNA ligase, translated to MTAPLSTAQIREKFLTFFESKQHLRLPSHSTVAPDPTTLFTVAGMQPFKPQFMGAPARFERGESKRVTTAQKCIRVGDIENVGRTRRHLSLFEMMGNFSFGDYFKREAIGWAWEFLTGKSWMNMDPAKMYVTIYDDDDEAFGYWTQDIGLDPSHIHRFGADENFWPADAPLKGPNGPCGPCSEIYYDRGPDYGDDSWADYYETRESARFLEVWNLVFPQYDRQEPQADGTPTLLDLPFKNIDTGMGLERVASVVQDVPDFYSNDIFLPLIEKVAELSGKPYEGEQSVSHRVIAEHVRAVSMTVADGVSLSNTGRGYVIRKILRRASRHAYLLGLREPSIYQLVPLVVRGMGEAYPELVENQKSVEAAIKSEEERFLKTLESGIQRLDALLSKQEKGSVLSGEDAFTLYGTYGFPVDLTREIAEEYGVSIDEAGFDKALEADQELARAGSKYGKAELFGGADDLLSELPPTQFVGYGQLEAPGVVQAILSGGESLRHLPAGSEAQIALHQTPLYAEGGGEVGDTGRLEWDAEDGSGEARVLDTRKTPQGVFLHRVEVVRGELVVGQKVQAFVDAERQATERHHTATHLLHAALRAVLGSGVQQKGSLVAPERLRFDFSHGAALSVDELAQVEQLVNRWITSNFAVTWRELPIAEARAAGAMALFGEKYGDVVRMVSVEGGVPFGGATVTSRELCGGAHVERTGDIGAFVILSDENVAAGVRRIEALSGELAVRWVRERLTAAARAASTLNTGLDQLPDRVAQLQAQLKAAQQETVTVRRQLTQAQMGGGGSSQTRELGGFKVATARLGGIEAGELRGAADKLLEQSGADLAVVAGDKGLVVKASKDAVARGAHAGQLIGQLAAAGGGKGGGRPDMAQAGVQDPEAALSALDTAF